Proteins co-encoded in one Aspergillus luchuensis IFO 4308 DNA, chromosome 6, nearly complete sequence genomic window:
- a CDS encoding putative mitochondrial carrier protein (COG:C;~EggNog:ENOG410PFMQ;~InterPro:IPR018108,IPR023395,IPR002067;~PFAM:PF00153;~go_process: GO:0055085 - transmembrane transport [Evidence IEA]), which yields MPQPPMSNIIQDHFTEKAPSFINKARSRIAEPVVAAFIAGGVAGAVSRTLVSPLERLKILLQIQSVGREEYKLSIWKALVKIGKEEGWRGFMRGNGTNCIRIIPYSAVQFGSYNFYKKFAESSPNAELSAMQRLLCGAAAGITSVTITYPLDIVRTRLSIQSASFEALSHRGVGEQLPGMFTTMVLIYRNEGGIVGLYRGIVPTVAGVAPYVGLNFMTYESVRKYLTPEGDATPGPLRKLLAGAVSGAVAQTCTYPFDVLRRRFQINTMSGMGYQYASITDAVRAIVAQEGLRGLFKGIVPNLLKVAPSMASSWLSFELTRDFLVGLEK from the exons ATGCCTCAACCACCAATGTCCAACATTATACAG GACCATTTCACGGAGAAAGCGCCAAGTTTCATCAATAAAGCCAGGTCCAGAATTGCCGAACCCGTTGTTGCTGCTTTCATAGCCGGAGGAGTCGCGGGTGCGGTGTCGAGGACACTTGTATCACCACTCGAACGTCTCaaaatcctcctccagatTCAGAGTGTTGGCAGAGAAGAATACAAATTATCCATATGGAAAGCGCTCGTCAAAAtcggaaaggaggagggatggagaggctTCATGCGCGGAAATGGCACGAACTGTATTCGCATCATTCCTTATTCAGCGGTTCAATTCGGCAGCTATAATTTCTACAAGAAG TTCGCTGAATCTTCGCCAAATGCCGAATTATCAGCCATGCAGCGGCTTCTTTGTGGTGCCGCTGCCGGCATCACATCCGTGACAATTACTTACCCTCTTGATATTGTCAGAACTCGACTCTCTATCCAGTCAGCGTCATTTGAAGCTCTCAGTCACCGAGGGGTTGGCGAGCAGTTACCGGGCATGTTTACCACAATGGTCTTGATATATAGAAACGAAGGCGGTATTGTAGGTCTTTACCGTGGCATTGTGCCTACCGTTGCTGGTGTCGCTCCCTAC GTTGGCCTCAACTTCATGACGTATGAATCGGTCCGCAAGTATTTGACCCCTGAAGGTGATGCGACACCAGGACCCCTGCGTAAACTACTTGCCGGTGCAGTTTCTGGTGCAGTAGCACAAACATGCACATACCCATT CGATGTTCTCCGACGGCGCTTCCAGATTAATACAATGTCTGGGATGGGATATCAATATGCATCAATCACGGACGCCGTAAGGGCCATTGTGGCGCAAGAGGGCTTGCGTGGCCTGTTCAAAGGGATTGTGCCAAACCTTCTCAAGGTGGCTCCCAGTATGGCTAGTAGTTGGCTCAGCTTCGAGTTGACCCGGGATTTCTTAGTGGGTTTGGAGAAATGA